Proteins from a single region of Sesamum indicum cultivar Zhongzhi No. 13 linkage group LG5, S_indicum_v1.0, whole genome shotgun sequence:
- the LOC105161714 gene encoding receptor protein kinase TMK1 (The sequence of the model RefSeq protein was modified relative to this genomic sequence to represent the inferred CDS: added 29 bases not found in genome assembly): MEVSALMTILVTSFLFCVSSVHCVTDPSDLAILKEFKEGLENGELLNWPDNGDDPCGPPNWPHIFCSGSRVSQIQVRGLGLKGPLPQNFNQLSMLQNLGLQHNQFSGKLPSFSGLSELRYAFLDYNNFEAIPSDFFKGLVNLEVLALDDNPLNSTTGWSLPSDLQGSAHLKNLSLVRSNLAGPLPEFLGFMSSLEVLKLSLNRLTGGIPESFKGSLLRILWLNGQSGGMTGPIDVVARMESLTSLWLQRNRFSGKIPDDISHLVSLKDLNLNGNDLVGLIPASLANMALAYLDLNNNHFMGPIPRFKAVSATYGSNLFCLPNPRAVCAPDVMALLEFLDGVNYPSRLVGSWSGNNPCRESWLGVGCDQNGKVIIINLPNSMLSGTLSPSIAALDSLTRVYLQSNNLSGPIPSSWTNLKSLVLLNLSQNNISPPIPRFGSKVKLILDENPLLHSNSSKEFPSQSNNTSSKDLPSSPVPSSSSTGLNPDSTSPTYEAIGEKHSDSFKLLVVVTPVAIFAILVCLVLPLSIYFWKNRKDRPPAPSSLVIHPRDLSDSDNTVKIVVADNTNRSTSSLTTCGSASVNSTDSHVIEAGNLVISIQVLRNVTKNFAAENELGRGGFGVVYRGELDDGTKIAVKRMEAGVISNKALDEFRSEIDVLSKVRHRHLVSLLGYSIAGNERILAYEYMPQGPLSNHLFHWKKLQLEPLSWKRRLNIALDVARGMEYLHTLAHQSFIHRDLKSSNILLGDDFRAKVSDFGLVKLAPDGSQKSVATRLAGTFGYLAPEYAVTGKITTKADVFSFGVVLIELLTGMMALDEGRPEESRYLVAWFWQIKSSKEALTAAIDSALDMKDETFESISIISELAGHCTAREPGQRPDMGHAVNVLASLVEKWKPHRDDTEEYCGIDYSLPLKQMVKDWKEAEGKEVSCVELEDSKGSIPARPAGFAESFSSADGR; encoded by the exons atggAGGTAAGTGCCCTAATGACAATTCTTGTCACAAGTTTCCTGTTTTGTGTTTCATCTGTTCATTGTGTTACAGACCCGAGTGATTTAGCTATACTCAAGGAGTTTAAAGAAGGTCTGGAAAACGGAGAGCTCTTGAACTGGCCTGACAATGGAGATGACCCATGCGGTCCTCCGAATTGGCCTCACATCTTCTGTTCTGGAAGCAGAGTTTCACAGATTCAGGTTAGAGGGCTGGGCTTGAAGGGCCCTTTGCCTCAGAATTTCAATCAGTTGTCTATGTTGCAGAATCTTGGCCTTCAGCATAACCAGTTTAGTGGGAAGTTGCCATCTTTTAGTGGGTTGTCTGAGTTGAGGTATGCTTTCTTGGATTACAACAACTTTGAGGCAATTCCGTCAGATTTCTTTAAGGGGCTTGTGAACTTGGAGGTGTTGGCATTAGATGATAACCCTTTGAACTCCACAACTGGCTGGTCATTGCCTTCTGACTTGCAGGGTTCAGCCCACTTGAAAAATCTTAGTCTTGTGAGGTCTAATTTGGCTGGTCCTCTGCCTGAGTTCTTGGGGTTTATGTCATCTTTGGAGGTTTTGAAGTTGTCGCTGAACCGGCTGA TCCTTGCTGAGGATACTTTGGTTGAATGGACAGTCTGGTGGTATGACTGGTCCCATTGACGTAGTTGCAAGAATGGAGTCACTCACTAGTCTCTGGCTGCAACGGAACCGATTTTCGGGTAAAATCCCCGACGACATAAGTCATTTAGTTTCTTTGAAGGATCTCAATCTCAATGGCAATGATCTTGTTGGTTTAATTCCTGCTAGTTTGGCAAATATGGCATTAGcttatttggatttgaataACAATCATTTCATGGGTCCTATACCAAGATTCAAGGCTGTTAGTGCTACTTATGGATCAAACCTGTTTTGTCTTCCCAATCCAAGAGCTGTGTGTGCTCCGGATGTTATGGCCCTGTTAGAGTTTCTTGATGGGGTGAATTATCCGTCCAGGCTAGTTGGATCATGGTCGGGCAATAACCCGTGTAGAGAATCTTGGCTTGGAGTTGGGTGTGATCAAAATGGAAAAGTGATCATCATAAACTTGCCCAACTCTATGCTTTCTGGTACATTAAGCCCTTCAATTGCAGCCCTTGATTCCCTAACTCGTGTATATCTGCAGTCTAACAATCTATCTGGTCCAATTCCTTCAAGTTGGACTAATTTGAAATCTTTGGTCCTGTTGAATTTGAGCCAAAACAACATTTCTCCTCCTATTCCGAGATTTGGTAGCAAAGTAAAGCTTATCCTAGATGAAAACCCTCTATTACATTCCAATTCCTCCAAAGAATTTCCTTCTCAAAGTAATAACACATCATCTAAGGACTTGCCATCGTCTCCTGTCCCATCTTCATCAAGCACCGGTCTGAATCCCGACTCTACCAGTCCCACATATGAAGCCATTGGAGAGAAACATTCCGACAGTTTTAAGTTGCTTGTAGTTGTGACCCCTGTTGCCATCTTTGCCATTCTggtttgtttggttttgcCACTTTCAATTTATTTCTGGAAAAATAGGAAGGATAGACCCCCTGCTCCAAGCTCCCTCGTGATTCATCCACGAGACTTATCAGATTCAGATAACACAGTCAAGATTGTGGTTGCGGATAATACAAACAGAAGCACTTCTTCCTTGACAACTTGTGGTTCTGCAAGCGTAAACAGCACTGATTCTCACGTGATTGAGGCTGGAAACCTGGTCATATCGATTCAAGTTCTTCGGAATGTGACCAAGAACTTTGCTGCTGAGAACGAACTTGGTCGTGGTGGTTTTGGCGTAGTTTACAGAGGAGAATTGGACGATGGAACCAAAATAGCAGTGAAAAGAATGGAAGCTGGTGTTATTAGCAACAAGGCTTTGGATGAATTTCGTTCAGAAATTGATGTACTTTCTAAAGTTCGTCACAGGCATTTAGTTTCTCTTTTGGGATACTCGATTGCAGGGAACGAAAGAATCCTGGCTTACGAGTATATGCCTCAGGGGCCTCTGAGCAACCATCTTTTCCACTGGAAGAAACTGCAGCTAGAACCTCTCTCTTGGAAGAGAAGGCTAAATATTGCCCTCGATGTTGCTAGAGGAATGGAGTACCTTCACACTCTAGCTCATCAGAGTTTCATTCACAGAGACCTCAAATCTTCAAACATCTTACTTGGTGATGATTTTCGAGCAAAAGTATCAGATTTTGGTTTAGTTAAGCTCGCTCCTGATGGATCACAGAAATCCGTGGCAACCCGACTGGCTGGAACTTTTGGATATCTAGCACCCGAATATGCTG TTACAGGCAAAATCACAACGAAAGCAGATGTATTCAGTTTCGGGGTGGTGCTGATAGAGCTACTAACCGGAATGATGGCACTAGATGAGGGCAGACCAGAGGAAAGCCGGTACCTGGTTGCATGGTTCTGGCAAATCAAATCAAGCAAAGAGGCACTAACGGCTGCAATAGACTCAGCTCTAGACATGAAAGACGAAACATTTGAGAGCATCTCCATTATCTCCGAACTTGCTGGCCACTGCACGGCAAGGGAGCCCGGGCAACGACCCGACATGGGCCATGCAGTGAACGTGCTGGCCTCTCTCGTCGAGAAGTGGAAGCCACACCGTGATGATACGGAAGAGTATTGCGGTATTGATTATAGCCTTCCACTGAAGCAGATGGTGAAGGATTGGAAAGAAGCTGAAGGGAAAGAAGTGAGCTGTGTGGAGCTTGAGGATAGTAAGGGTAGCATCCCTGCTAGGCCTGCTGGATTCGCAGAGTCCTTCAGTTCAGCTGATGGCCGTTAG
- the LOC105161715 gene encoding aluminum-activated malate transporter 8-like: MEMINSGNQEKTSTGPAGSWGFVKSLPGKLKSCAVETVKKTKKIGEDDPRRIVHSMKVGLALTLVSLFYYFRPLYDGFGQAGMWAVLTVVVVFEFTVGGTLSKSINRGCATLLAGALGVGAEYLASLCGEKGEPVVLGLMVFFLAAASTFTRFFPNVKRKYDYGVLIFILTFSLVAVSGFRVTQILQLAHQRLSTILIGGATCMLISIFVCPVWAGQDLHNLVAANIEKLASFLEGFGHEFYGPSAVDGSGAISSKNECKPSFLEAYKSVLNSKATEESLANFAWWEPGHGRFRFHHPWKQYLKVGAMARECACLIETLNRYVNSKHQVASEFQIKIQEACIKMSTESSKALKEVASAIKSMTFPSSGVETHTQNYKAAADDLKTILETCSLPTEADLQEIMPALVVASVLLDIIKCIDKISLSVHELSRMAGFKKPKSTATALPEKQQQTTLLHRGIVKPVNDITDDDDHVVIEVHGTTSQDSPEMKNVHPPQGLGEKK, from the exons ATGGAGATGATCAACTCAGGAAACCAGGAGAAGACGTCGACAGGCCCTGCCGGATCATGGGGTTTTGTCAAGTCCCTGCCTGGAAAGTTGAAGAGTTGTGCGGTTGAGACTGTCAAGAAAACTAAGAAAATTGGAGAGGATGATCCGAGGAGAATCGTGCACTCCATGAAAGTCGGATTGGCTCTTACGTTAGTGTCTTTGTTCTACTACTTCAGGCCTTTGTACGATGGATTCGGACAGGCAGGAATGTGGGCTGTTTTAACAGTTGTCGTCGTCTTTGAATTCACAGTTG gTGGAACCCTATCGAAAAGCATAAACAGAGGTTGTGCGACGTTACTGGCTGGTGCTTTAGGTGTCGGAGCCGAGTACTTGGCAAGTCTCTGTGGAGAGAAAGGAGAGCCTGTTGTTCTTGGTCTCATGGTCTTTTTTCTAG CGGCGGCGTCAACGTTTACACGATTTTTCCCTAACGTGAAGAGGAAGTACGACTATGGAGTGCTGATATTCATACTCACTTTCAGCCTGGTGGCCGTATCGGGTTTTCGGGTCACTCAAATCCTGCAACTGGCTCATCAAAGGCTTTCCACTATTCTTATAGGCGGGGCGACCTGTATGTTGATATCCATATTCGTTTGCCCGGTTTGGGCGGGCCAAGATTTGCATAATTTAGTTGCTGCAAATATAGAGAAGCTTGCTTCCTTCTTGGAAG GTTTTGGCCATGAATTCTATGGTCCTTCAGCTGTGGATGGAAGTGGTGCAATTTCCTCCAAGAATGAGTGCAAGCCGTCATTTCTGGAAGCCTATAAAAGTGTGCTCAATTCGAAAGCGACTGAGGAATCTTTG GCAAATTTTGCATGGTGGGAACCTGGTCATGGTCGTTTTAGGTTCCATCACCCCTGGAAACAGTACTTGAAGGTCGGGGCTATGGCAAGGGAATGCGCATGTCTCATTGAAACACTTAACCGATACGTAAACTCAAAACATCAG GTAGCATCCGagttccaaataaaaatccaagaagCGTGCATCAAAATGAGCACGGAATCAAGCAAGGCTTTGAAAGAAGTGGCGTCCGCAATAAAGAGCATGACGTTTCCGTCATCAGGAGTTGAAACACATACGCAAAACTACAAAGCCGCAGCCGACGACCTAAAGACCATACTCGAAACCTGCTCACTGCCCACGGAAGCAGATCTCCAAGAAATCATGCCCGCCCTCGTAGTCGCATCGGTACTTCTCGACATCATTAAGTGCATCGACAAGATCTCGCTGTCGGTTCATGAACTTTCACGAATGGCCGGTTTCAAGAAACCCAAGTCAACAGCTACGGCACTGCCCGAGAAACAACAGCAGACGACTTTGCTTCATCGAGGAATAGTGAAGCCCGTCAACGATATCACCGATGATGACGATCATGTAGTGATCGAGGTTCATGGCACGACGTCGCAGGACTCGCCGGAGATGAAGAATGTTCATCCGCCGCAAGGACTCGGAGAGAAGAAGTAA